The DNA sequence GCTGTCGAACCTGCTCTCCGCCGCCGGGGACCGCACGGGCGCGCTGCCCCCGGCGAAGGAGGCCGCGCGGATCTACGCCGAACTCGGCATGAAGCGCCCCGGCGACTTCCAGGCGGAGCTGGCCATGGCCATGGGCGCCCTGGGCGACCGCGTCGCCGACACCGGGGACCGGGCGGGAGCCGTGCCGTTCGCGAAGCAGTCCGTGCGGCTCCAGCGCGAGCTGGTCGAGGAGGAGCAGCCGGGTGCGTCCGTCCCGGCGCTCGCCGGGTACCTCCTGGCCTGCGCCACGCGCCTGGCGGACGCCGGGCAGGCCGTGGAGGCCGTGCCCCATGCCGAGGAGGCGGTCGGTCTTCTCCGGGGCCTCACCGAGGAGGATCCGGAGGCGTTCCTCCCCCGGCTCGCCGCGGCTCTCCACGCCCTCGGCCAGCACCGCGCGGCCGTGAGCGACGCCTCCGGGGCGGTCGAATCGGCCCAGGAGGCGTGCGGCCGCTTCCGCGCGCTCGCCGTGCGGCGGCCGGACCTCTTCCGCCCGGAGCTGGCCACGGCGCTCGACGGCCTGGCCGGCCACCTCAACAGGGCCGGTGACGCGGGGGCGGGCCTGCGGGTGGCGGAGGAAGCCGTCGCCCTGTACCGCGAGTTGGCCGCGCAGCGGCCCGCGGTCTGCCGCCCCGGCCTCGCCGCCGCGCTGCGCACCCTCGCCCGGAGCCTGGCCGGCACCGGCGACCCGCAGGAGGCCCTGCCCCCGGCGCGCGAGGCCGTCGATCTCCTGCGCGAACACGGGGACGCCGTCCTGGCCGATCTGGCCGACTCCCTCCAGCTGCTCGGCACCTACGTGGAGCTGAACGGGGACGCGGAGATGGCGGTGGAGGCGTTCTGGGAAGCGGTGGCCCTCCACCGGTCGCTGGCGCTGGAGGCTCCCGACGCCCCCGACGCCGCCCTGGTCGCCGCCCTCGACGGCCTGGCCCGGGCGCTCGCCCGCACCGGAGAGCACGCGGCGGCGATCGAGGAGTTCGACGAGACCCTCAAGGAGTTCGCCGGGGCCGGTCCGGCGACCGCCCGGCGTCTGGCCGTGGAGCGGAGCGCCTTCCTGCTGCGCTGCCCGGCCCCCTGGCCCGCGACCGGGGTGACCGAGCTGGTGAACTGGCTCGACGAGGACGTGGAGAGGACCGGCAGCCCGGACACCGTGACCGTACGGGCCCGGCAGGCGCTGCGCGCGTACGGTGACCTCGCGACGGTGCGCACGGCCTGGGAGGACGAGACCTTCACGCCCGCGCCGGACTGGCTCGCCCTGTCGCCGGGCACGCTGGACCTCGTCAGCGCCTGGATGTTCGCGCCCGACTGGCCCCGGTCACGCGACTTCTGGTCCGAGCACGCCGACGTCCTCGGCAGCCAGGAGGCGGCGACGGCCCTGGACGAGCTGGCCGTCCTGGACCCGCACGGTGCTCAGCGGCACGCCCTGCTCCGTGAGGCCGTCCTCGCCCACGGGGTGACCGCCGCCTACGATCCGCTGATCCTCCAGGAGCAGATGGCGCAGTGGCTGGAGTGCGCGGACTGGGCGGAGTCACGGGCCTACCTGGAGGAGCACCCGCGCCTGCTGACCGTCCGGCCGCCCGATGGCACCCCGCTGGCCCACGTCGCGATGCTCGACATCGGCCGCACCGAGGGCCTGGACGCCGCGTACCGCCTCGTCGAGGACCGCGAGGCCCTCCAGGCTTACGTGGACCGGGCGTTGGAGGCCGGGGACGGCGTCGCGCTGATGCACGGCGGGGGCATCGAGGGCCAGGTGTTCGGCGACCGGCTCTCCTCGCTCACCCACGCCCAGGTGGCCCTGGTGCTCGCGGGGGCCAGGGAGGGCTTCGAACCGGACGACCTGACCCCGCTCCTGCACAAGGCCCCCGAGGAGACCCGCGCCCGGCTGGTGCGGGAGACGGCCGCCCTCAGCGTCCGGCTCCCCGACCAGCGGGGGAAGGCGTGGCACCGGATCATTCAGGCGCTGGGCGGGGGCGTCTGAGGGTCGGCGGCCCGCCGTCGGCGACGTCGGGTCCGGCCGGCCGGACCCGACGTCCGGCCGCCCCCCGGACGGTATCCAGGCCGGTCACCTCCATGAGGACCCGGTCGCGGTGAAGAAGTGGCGGCGGCGGTACGACGTGGTGCGGGCCGGCTCCGGTGCGGGAAATCCGGAAGGGGCCTGCCCCGCGCGGCTGCGCGGGGCAGGCCCCTTCGGGTGGTGAGATCAGGCCTTCGCCGGCTCGGCCTCGCGGGCCTCCTCCGGCTCCGGCTCGGACGGTACGCCCGCCTTCGCGGCGCGCTTGGCCGCCTTCTTCTTGGCGCGGCGCTCCTTGCGGAGCTCGACCATCGCGTACAGCGTCGGCACGAGCAGCAGGGTCAGCAGCGTGGAGCTGATCAGACCGCCGATCACCACGACGCCCAGCGGCTGCGAGATGAACCCGCCCTCGCCGGTGACGCCGAGCGCCATCGGGAGCAGGGCGAAGATGGTCGCGAGCGCCGTCATCAGGATCGGGCGGAAGCGGTGGCGGCCGCCCTCGATGACGGCTTCCACGATGCCGAGGCCCTGGGCGCGGTACTGGTTGATCAGGTCGATCAGCACGATCGCGTTGGTGACCACGATGCCGATGAGCATCAGCATGCCGATCATCGCGGGGACGCCCAGCGGGGTGCCCGTGATGAGGAGCAGGGCCAGGGCTCCGGTCGCCGCGAACGGGACGGAGACCAGGAGGATCAGCGGCTGGACGAGCGACCGGAAGGTGGCCACCAGCAGCATGAAGACGATCGCGATGGCCGCCAGCATGGCGAGGCCGAGCTGGCCGAAGGCTTCGTTCTGGTCCTCGGTGACGCCGCCGATGGTGGCGGTGGCGCCCTCCGGGAGGTCCAGGGCGTCGATCTTCTTGGCGAGATCGGCGCTGACCGCGCCGGTGTTGTCGCCGACGGGCTTGGCGGTGATCGTCGCCGACCGCTGTCCGTCGATCCGGGTCATCGAGACCGGGCCGGGGACCACCTTGACGTCGGCGATGTCGCCGAGCTTGGCCGGGCCGAGCGGCAGGGCCTTCAGCTCGGCGACGGTGGCGGCCGGGGTGGAGGACCGGATGACGACGTCGCGCTCGGTGTCGTCGAGCGTCGCGGTGCCGGCGGGCGTGCCGCGTACGGCTCCGGCGACGATGCCTCCCAGGGTGGCGGAGTCGAATCCGGCGGCGGCCGCCTTGTCGTTGGCGGTGACCGAGATGCGCGGGACGCTCTGCGCCAGGTCGCTCTGGACGTCGGTGACGTCCTTGATGGTGGCGACCTCGGTGCGGACCGCCTCGGCCGCCTTCTTCAGGACGTCCCCGTCGGCGGCCTTGACCACGACGCTCAGGTCCTGGGAGCCGAAGCCGTCGCCCGCGGCGATGGTGGTGTCGCCGATGCCGTCGAGCTTGCCGAGGGCCTCGTCGATACGGTCCTGGGCGTCCTCGTAGTCCGCGGCGTCCTTCAGGGTGACCTGGTAGGAGGCCTGGTTGGCGCCCGTGCCGCCGCCGAAGGCGGCCATGAAGCCGGAGGAGCCGACGGTGACCTGGTAGTCCTTGACGCCCTTGTCCTGCTGGATGACCTTCTCGACCTTGCGGGCCGCCTCGTCGGCGGCTTCCAGGCTGGTGCCGGGGGTCAGCTCCTGCTTGACGGTCAGGACCTCCTGCTCTCCGGCGTCGAAGAAGTTCGTCTTCAGCAGCGGCACCATGCCGAAGGTGCCGAGGAGCACGGCGACGGCGATGACGAGGCTGGTGATCCGGCGACGGGTCGCGAAGCGGAGGATGGGGACGTAGATCCGCTGGAGCTTGCTGGCCGCTTCCTTCTCCTCGGCGAGGCGGCGGGCCTCCGCCGCGTCCTCGGGGGTGCCCTTGGGCGCGCGCAGGAACCAGTACGACAGCACCGGCACCACGGTGAGCGAGACCAGCAGGGACGCCAGCAGCGCCGCGGTGATGGTCAGCGAGAACGAGCCGAAGAGCTGGCCGACCATGCCGCCGACCAGGCCGATGGGCAGGAAGACGGCGACGGTGGTGAGCGTGGCGGAGGTGACCGCTCCGGCGACCTCCTTGACCGCGGTGATGATCGCCGCGTGGCGCTCCTCGCCGTAGCCGAGGTGACGCTTGATGTTCTCCAGGACCACGATCGAGTCGTCGACGACCCGGCCGATGGCGATGGTGAGCGCGCCGAGCGTGAGCATGTTGAGCGAGAGGTCGCGGGTCCAGAGCACGATCAGCGCGAGGACGATCGAGAGCGGGATGGAGACCGCGGTGACCAGCGTCGAGCGGATCGAGGCGAGGAAGACCAGGATCACGACGACGGCGAAGACCAGCCCGAGCGCACCCTCCGTGGTCAGACCCGAGATCGACTTGGAGACGGCGGGGCCCTGGTCGGAGACGACCGTCACCTCCGCGCCCTCGCCGAGGTCCTCGCGGAGGTCGGGGAGCTTGTCCTTGACGGCGTCCGAGATGGTGACGGCGCTGCCGTCCTTGTCCATCGTCGCCATCACGGCGAGGCTCGGCTTGCCGTTGGTGCGGGTGATGGAGACCGCCGTGGACGGCTCCTGCTTCACCTCGGCGACGTCACCGAGGCGCACCGGCTTTCCGGGCTTGCCGCCCGCCGGGTCCTTGGCGACGACCTGGAGGTCCTCGATCTGCTCCAGCGAGGTGTAGGCGCCGCCGACCTGGATGGTGCGGCTCTTGCCGGACTCGGAGAAGGAGCCGGCCGGCACGGTGGCGCCGCCCGCCTGGAGGGCCTGGGCGAGCGTGCCCGCGTTCAGGCCGGCCTCGGCGAGCTTCTTGTCGTCGGGGACGACGGAGACCTGGAGGTCCCGCACGCCGTCCACCGTGACCTGGCCGACGCCGTCGATGTCCTCCAGGGCCGGGACGACCGTGCGGTCGAGCTGGTCGGCCAGCACCTGCTGGTCCTTGTCGGAGGTGACGGCGAGGACCACGGTCGGGATGTCGTCCGTGGAGCCGGCGATGACCTGCGGGTCGACGTCGTCGGGCAGCTGGGCGCGGGCCCGGTTCACCGCCTGCTGGATGTCCGCGACGAGCTGCTTGGTGCCCTCGTCGCTGAAGTCGAAGGTCGCCATGATGAGGGCGTTGCCCTCGCTGGCGGTGGAGGTGATGCCCTCGACGCCGTCGACGGACTTGAGGGAGTTCTCCAGCGGCTCGACGACCTGCTTCTCGACCACATCGGGAGACGCACCCTGGTAGGGCGCCAGCACCGAGACCATCGGCAGTTCGATGGTGGGCAGCAGCTGCTGCTTGAGCTGCGGGATCGCTATCGCGCCGAAGACCAGCGCGACAATCGAGATCAGCCCGATCAGGGCCCTTTGCGCGAGGCTGAATCTGGACAGCCAGGACATGGGTGGGTCTCTCTTCTGTGGCGTACGCGGCAGAGGGGCGGGGAGGGAAATAGGGGGACACCTCCAGCCCAGTCCTACGATCTCCGCTCCGCGCCGCCGAAACGTCGCCCCCCGGGCTGCTTTCTTATGCCGCGCATACCGCAGGTGGAGTACGCCCGTGTACGCCGTTGCTCCCCCGGTCAGTCCGACCGGGGACGCACCAGGCCCGATTCATAGGCGATTACCACCAATTGCGCCCGGTCCCGGGCTCCCAGCTTCGCCATCGCCCGGTTCACATGGGTCTTGACGGTGAGCGGGCTGACCGCGAGCCGCTCGGCGATCTGGTCGTTGGAGTGGCCGCCCGCGACCAGCACCAGCACCTCGCGTTCGCGGCCGGTGAGCGCCGCCAGCCGCTCCGCGTACTCCGCGCTGTCCCGCCCCTCCCCCGAAGTGCCGCCCTGGGCCAGGAAGGTGGTGATGAGCCCCTTGGTCGCCGCCGGGGAGAGCAGCGCCTCGCCCGCCGCGGCGATCCGGATGGCGTTGAGCAGTTCGTCCGGCTCCGCGCCCTTGCCGAGGAAGCCGGAGGCTCCGGCGCGCAGCGACTGGACCACGTACTCGTCGACCTCGAAGGTGGTGAGCATGACCACCCGCACCGCGGCCAGCTGCGGGTCGGCGCTGATCATGCGGGTGGCGGCGAGTCCGTCGGTGCCCGGCATCCGGATGTCCATGAGCACCACGTCGGCGCCCGTGGCGCGGGCCAGCTCGACGGCCTGGGCCCCGTCGGCGGCCTCGCCGACCACTTCCATGTCGGGCTCGGAGTCCACCAGCACCCGGAACGCGCTGCGCAGCAGCGCCTGGTCGTCGGCGAGGAGCACCTTGATGGGAGCCTGCTGCGGCACGGTCGTCGGTTCCGGTGCCGGTGTCGGCCGGGTCATCGGCAGAGCCTCGTTCCGCCCGCTGTGCCCGGCCGCTCCGGTTCACCCGTGCGGGCCTCGACCGGAAGGATCGCATGGACCCGGAATCCACCGCCGTACCGAGGCCCCGCGGTGAGGGCCCCGCCGAGGGCGGTGACGCGTTCGCGCATGCCGACCAGTCCGTGACCGCCGCCGTCCAGGTCGGGATCGGCCCCGGAGCCGGGCCGCCGGGAGGCGCTCCCCCGGCCGTTGTCGAGGACGGTGACCTCGGCGGTGGTGCCCACCCGTACGACGCTCACCTCGGCCGTGGCCCCGGCGCCCGCGTGTTTGCGGACGTTGGTCAGGGCCTCCTGGATGACCCGGTAGGCGGCCAGGTCGACGGCGGCGGGCAGCCGGTTCCCGTCGTCGGCGCAGGCCACCTCGACGGGCAGCCCCGCGTTGCGGAAGGTGCCGACCAGCTCGTCGAGGACGGCGAGCCCGGGGGCCGGTTCGGTGGGCGCCTCGGGGTCGCCCTGCTGGCGCAGGAGGCCGACGGTGACCCGGAGTTCGTTGAGCGCGGAGCGGCTGGCGTCCCGGACGTGGGCGAGTGCTTCCTTGGCCTGGTCCGGGCGCTTGTCCATGACGTGGGCGGCGACCCCGGCCTGGACGTTGACCAGGGCGATGTGGTGGGCGACGACGTCGTGGAGGTCCCGGGCGATCCGCAGCCGTTCCTCGGCGACCCGGCGGCGGGCCTCCTCCTCGCGGGTCCGCTCGGCCCGCTCGGCGCGTTCCCGGATGGCGTCGACGAACGCGCGTCTGCTGCGCACGGCGTCCCCGGCGGCCCCGGCCATCCCGGTCCAGGCGAACACACCGAGGTTCTCCTGGCTGTACCAGGGCGTCGATCCGAAGACCATGGCGACCGCCGTGAGCGCCCCCATGGTCAGCAGCCCGACCCGCCAGGTGGTGGGGCGGTCGGTGCGCGAGGCGACGGTGTAGAGGGCGATGACCGCGCTCATGACGACCGGTGCGGGCGGGTCCATCACCGTGTACTCGGTGGCCGAGAGGGCCCCGGTGACGGCGAGCACCGACATCGGACGCCGCCGCCGCAGGACCAGGGTGACGGCGGCGAGGACCATCAGGAGCACGCTGAACGGCTCGGGCGTGCGGGTCCCGAAGGTCTGCCCGTGTCCGGCGCCCGGGTCCACGAACGAGCCGCCGATCATCGCGACGAGGGAGCCGAGGGCAAGGGTCGCGTCGAGCGCGAGGGGGTGGTCCCGGAGCCAGCGGCGGGCGCGCGCGAAGCCGGACGAGAGGGTGGTCACGTCCAGCTACGGTACGCGGCCCGCCTCGGGGGGCGGGCCTACCCCGGGGAAGCCCCGGGGCCGGGCCCGGAGCGCCCCTGCCCCGCATCCGGCGGGCCGGGCGCGGGGCAGGGGGCGGGAAGGTGCTGGTACGGCGCTCCACGGGCCCGCCGGGGCCGGCCCGTGGATTCAGTTGGGGATGAGCCCGTCGTCGCTGAGCATGGCGGTGACGTCTTCGAGGGTGGCGTCGGGCGCCGGCAGGATCAGCTCGGACGGCTCCAGGGAGTCGTCCGGAAGCGGAGTGCCGAGCTCGCGCACCTTGTCCAGCAGCGCGTGGAGCGTCGTGCGGAAGCCGGGGCCGTCGCCGCTCTCCATCTCCTTGAGCAGGACATCGTCGAGCTCGTTCAGTTCGACGATGTGACTGTCGGCCAGCTTGACCTGGCCCTCCCCCATGATCCGTACGATCATGACACTGCCTTACTGCTTGTCGAACTTGTGCGGGGACGACTGCTGCGACGGCTGCGCGCTGTCCTGTGCGCCGCCCTCGATGGCCTGCTGCGAGGACGAGGAGCCGCCAGCCAGCTCGGCCTTCATGCGCTGCAGCTCCAGCTCCACATCGGTGCCGCCGGAGATCCGGTCCAGCTCGGCGGCGATGTCGTCCTTCGCCGTGCCGGTCGGGTCGTCCAGGGCGCCGGAGGCGAGCAGCTCGTCGATGGCGCCGGCCCGCGCCTGGAGCTGCTGCGTCTTGTCCTCGGCCCGCTGGATCGCGAGGCCCACGTCGCCCATCTCCTCGGAGATGCCGGAGAAGGCCTCGCCGATCCGGGTCTGGGCCTGGGCCGCCGTGTAGGTGGCCTTGATGGTCTCCTTCTTCGTGCGGAAGGCGTCCACCTTGGCCTGCAGCCGCTGGGCCGCGAGGGTGAGCTTCTCCTCCTCGCCCTGCAGCGTGGTGTGCTGCGTCTCCAGGTCGGTGACCTGCTGCTGGAGCGCGGCGCGCCGGGACAGCGCTTCGCGCGCCAGGTCCTCGCGGCCCAGCGCCAGCGCCTTGCGGCCCTGGTCCTCCAGCTTGGACGACTGGCCCTGCAGCTGGTTCAGCTGCAACTCCAGGCGCTTGCGGGACGTCGCGACGTCGGCGACGCCGCGGCGCACCTTCTGAAGCAGCTCCAGCTGCTTCTGGTACGAGTAATCGAGGGTCTCGCGCGGATCCTCGGCCCGGTCCAGGGCCTTGTTTGCCTTCGCGCGGAAGATCATCCCCATACGCTTCATGACACCGCTCATGGGCTTCGCGCGCCCCCTTCTGACGGACTGAGCTCCAGCACTCCCGATAGAACCCACAGTACGGGCCCTGTCTCTATTACCGCACTGTTCGGACGTCGATGTGCTCCTCCCCAAGGACGACTGCGTCCCGTGAACACTCCCGCCCAGGGTGTAGGCGGGGCTCCGGGACATTCTGGTGACGGGTGCGGGAACGGGTGGTTGACACCTGTATCTCCCCGTCGGGGCACCTGGGGGGACGCCGTCCGTTGCCGGATCGTTCCCGCCCGGGTTTCCGGGCTCGCGCGCGGACCCCGTACCCTTGGGTTTTGTGTTCCGTAGCCGCGCCAAGACAGAGAAGGCCCCCACCGACAAGGTGACGGCGGACCTCTCCCAGCAGCCCCGCGACCCGCAGGCTCCCAAGGGTCGCCCCACCCCCAAGCGCAGCGAGGCCCAGACGCAGCGGCGTCGTGCCGCGTCCGGTGCGCCGACCGACCGCAAGGCGGCCATGAAGCGCCAGCGCGAAGCGCGCCGCGCCGATCTGGCCAGGCAGCGCGAGGCGCTCGCCTCGGGCGACGAGCGCTACCTCCCGGTCCGCGACAAGGGCCCGGTCAGGCGCTTCGTCCGCGATTACGTGGACTCGCGCTTCTGCGTCGCCGAGTGGTTCCTGCCGCTCGCCGTGATCATCCTGATCCTCAGCGTGATCCAGGTGCAGAACATCCAGAGCATCTCGTTGCTGCTCTGGCTCGGCGTGATCATCCTGATCGTGATCGACTCGATCGGTATCTCGCTGCGCCTGAAGAAGCAGCTGCGCGAGCGCTTCCCGGACACGCCGAAGCGCGGAGCCGTGGCGTACGGCCTGATGCGCACGCTCCAGATGCGCCGACTGCGGCTTCCGAAGCCGCAGGTCAAGCGCGGAGAGCGGCCCTGAGCACGGAGGCCTCCGGCTTCACCGGGGCCTCCTCGGCGTGGCTGGCAGGTCTCGGCGGCGTACGCAACCAGGTCCGTCAGGAGCTCGTCGCGCGACAGCTGGACGAGCAGATAGCCGGGCGGTTCCCGGTGGGGCAGCGGCTGCGCGTCCTGGATGTCGGCATGGGCCAGGGCACCCAGGCCCTGCGGCTGGCCCGGGCCGGTCACTCGGTGACCGGCCTGGAGTCGGACTCCGAGATGCTGACGGCGGCCCGTGCGTCCCTGGCGACCGAGCCGGAGGGCATCCGGGAGCGGGTCAGGCTCATCGAGGGCGACGGCCGGGACACCGGTGTGCACTTCCTGCCGGGCAGCTTCGACGTGGTGCTGTGCCACGGCGTCCTGATGTACGTCGAGGAGCCGGACCCGATGCTGGCCGGGCTCGCCCGGATGCTGGCCCCCGGCGGGCTGCTCTCCCTGCTCGTACGGAACGCGGACGCGCTCGCGATGCGCCCGGGGCTCGCCGGTGACTTCGGCGCGGCCCTGACCGCCTTCGACACCGCCACGTACACCAACCGCCTCGGCCTCACCGTGCGGGCCGACCGGCTCGACGCGCTGCGGGCCACGCTTGCGGGGATCGCCGCCCCGCTGCACGCCTGGTACGGGGTGCGGGTCTTCACGGACAACGTGGCGGACGGGGCGGAGCTGCCGGCCGACGAGCTGGAGCGGGCCCTGGCCCTGGAGGACCGGGCCGGCCGGACCGATCCCTACCGCGGGGTGGCGGCGCTGCTGCATCTCTGCGGGGTGCGCGGCTAGAACAGGCGTCACGGCCGGAACGGCGGTCACGGCCAGAACGCCCGTCGCGGCCAGAGCAGACGTCACGGCCAGGACAGGTGTCACGGCCAGGGCAGGCGTCACGGGGGCGGGCCCGTTCGGCCCATCAGCACGGGCCCCCGGACGGGGCGGGCCCCAGACTCCGGATATGGACGTATCCCCCTCCCGCGGCCGGGCGCGCGGGCTGCTGCTTCCCCTGTCCGCGGCCGTCTGCGCCATCGCCCTGGCGGGCGGCTGCTCCGGTACGAGTCCGGCGGCGCCGGCCCCGGAGGCCAGCGCGTCCGGCACGACGCAGGGCGCGGTGAAGCGCGCCCCCGACGACCTGGAGAACGCCTACCGGGCCGTCATCAACGACGTACTGCCGTCGGTGGTGCAGATCGACGCCTCGGAAGGCCTCGGTTCCGGGGTCGCCTACGACGACAAGGGCCACATCGTCACCAACGCCCATGTGGTCGGCGACGAGAAGAGGTTCAAGGTCAGCGTCGCCACCGGGGAGGCGGTGCTGAGCGCCACTCTGGTCTCCTCCTACCCGGAGCAGGACCTGGCGGTGATCAAGCTCGACGAGGTGCCGGACGGGCTGAAGCCCGCGAAGTTCGGCGACGCGGGGAAGGTCCAGGTGGGGCAGATCGTGATGGCGATGGGCTCACCGCTCGGCCTGTCCAGCAGCGTCACCCAGGGCATCGTCTCCGCGCTCGGCCGGACCGTGAGCGAGAGCCGGGCGGGCGGCGGCACGGGCGCGACGATCGCCAACATGGTGCAGACGTCCGCGGCGATCAACCCGGGCAACAGCGGCGGGGCGCTCGTCAACCTCGACAGCGAGGTGATCGGGATTCCGACCCTCGCGGCGACCGACCCGCAGATGGGCGACAGCGCGGCTCCGGGCATCGGCTTCGCGATCCCCGTCTCGATGGTGAAGACGGTCGCCGACCAGATCATCAAGGACGGCAAGGTCACCGATTCGGGCCGGGCCGCGCTGAACATCACGGCCCGCACGGTCGTCGACGACAACTACCGCCCCGCCGGGGCGACGCTGGTCAGCGTGGACCGGGGCGGTGCGGCGGCCGATGCGGGGCTGAGGCCCGGGGACACCATCACGAAGATCGGGGATAGCGAGGTCACCACGGTCACCTCGCTCTCCGAGGCACTGGCCGACGACAAGCCGGGCCAGAAGGTGACCGTGACGTACACGCGCGACGGCGACAGCCGGACGGCGGAGGTCACGCTCGGGGAGATCTGAGCCCGGACGGCCGAAAGGGCGGGCGGTACGGGGATCTCCCCGTACCGCCCGCCCTTTCACCGCCCGGTTCCGCCCCGGGGCGGTGAGGGTCAGGCGCCGTCGGCCTTCAGGCTCATCGGGCCGTAGATCTTGGTGGTGTCCTCGAAGAGCGTCACCTGTGCGGCGCCGCCCTCCAGGAGCTCTTTCCAGAACTCACCGATCCAGGACTCCGCGTCGCCCTGGGTCGTGAACTCCTCCGGCTGCAGCGCCGGCTCCGTCTCCGTACCGTCGGACTTCTCGAACCGCCACGTCCACGCCATGCCAGCCTCCCGGGTCGCGTTGCTTCCCGAAGCGTAGCCGGACGCGCACCTCGTGCGGGGACACGGGAGGATCAAGGTGTGGAACTCACTCTGCTCGGCACCGGAGCCCCCGACGGGCTGCCGCACCCCTCCTGTCCCTGCGCGGCCTGCGCCTCGGCCCGTGGCCCGTGGGCGCGGGCCGCGACGGCGCTGCTGGTCGACGACGCGCTGCTGCTGGACCTCACGCCCGGGGCGGTGTTCGCCGCCGCCCGTGCGGGGCGTTCGCTGAGCGCGGTCCGGCAGGTGCTGCTGACGCACCCGCACGACGGGCCCGCCGTCGAACTGCCCGCCCTGTTGCCGCCGGCCGGCCGGGTGCCGGACGGTCAGGTCCTGACGCTGATCAGCGGTCACCGGGTGCGGGCGATGGCGATGGACGCCCCGGGGACCGGGTACGAGGTGACCGCCCCGGAGGGCCAGCGGCTGCTGTACCTGCCGCCGGGGGCCGCCCCCTCCGGCCTGCCCGAACAGCTGGACCGGCCCGTGGACACGGTCGTCCTCGATGTGATCGGGCGGCCCGACGCGGTGGCCCGGCTGCGGTCGGCCGGAGCGGTCGGTCCGACCACCGAGGTGATCGCGGTCCACCTGGACCACGACGCCCCGCCGGGTCCGGAGCTGGAGCGGCGGCTGGCGGCGGCCGGTGCGCGGGCGGTGCCGGACGGGACGACGCTGGTGGTGGGCGAGTACCGCGCGGTGCCGGACGTGCCGCGCCGGGTGCTGGTGACGGGGGGTGCGCGGTCGGGGAAGTCGCTGGAGGCGGAGCGGCGCCTGGAGACGTTCCCGGAGGTCGTGTACGTGGCGACCGGCGGCCGCCGCGACGGGGACCCGGAGTGGGCGGCCCGGATCGGACTGCACCGGGAGCGCAGGCCCGGCGCCTGGCGGACCGAGGAGACCTGCGAGGTCGCGGAGCTGCTGGGGGCGGACGGGCCACCGCTGCTGATCGACTGTCTGTCGCTGTGGCTGACCGACGCGATGGACCGGGTGGAGGCCTGGGAGGACGAGCGGTGGCACGACGGCGGCGAGGCGGCGCTGCGGGAGCGGGTGGCGGAGCTGGTCGCCGCGGTGCGCGGGACCCGGCGGCCGGTGGTGCTGGTGACCAACGAGGTGGGGTCCGGGGTGGTGCCGGCGACGTCGGCGGGGCGGCGGTTCCGGGACGAGCTGGGGCGGCTGAACGCGGCGGTGGCTTCCGAGTGCGAGCAGGTGCTGCTGGTGGTGGCGGGGCAGGTGCTGGTGCTACGGGGGTAGGAGACTCCCGGCGGGAGCCGGGGGGGGCGGGAGCGGGGGCCGGCCTCTTCCCCTTGGCCCCTGTTCGGGGCACGGTCCTTCCGGGGGGCCGACCGGTACTGTTCCGGCTGGGGGTGTGCTCCGCCGGACACGCCCTGGGGGCCCGCCGCCGGGTTCCCGGACCGGACCCGACGTGACGACCCGCGAGGCAGACCTCCGTGAACCTGGACGACTTCTCCGACCTGATCCAACGCCCCGACGGGGGTGTGCGGCGCGATGCCGAGGAGCGGCGCGAGCGGCTGACCGTGCCCCCGGGTGCGCTCGGGCGCCTGGACGAGCTGGGCGAGTGGCTCAGCGCCGCGCAGCAGTCCGTGCCGGTCAGGGCCGTCGAGCAGCCGCGGCTGGTGCTCTTCGCCGGTGACCACGGGGTGGCGGAG is a window from the Streptomyces sp. MMBL 11-1 genome containing:
- a CDS encoding efflux RND transporter permease subunit yields the protein MSWLSRFSLAQRALIGLISIVALVFGAIAIPQLKQQLLPTIELPMVSVLAPYQGASPDVVEKQVVEPLENSLKSVDGVEGITSTASEGNALIMATFDFSDEGTKQLVADIQQAVNRARAQLPDDVDPQVIAGSTDDIPTVVLAVTSDKDQQVLADQLDRTVVPALEDIDGVGQVTVDGVRDLQVSVVPDDKKLAEAGLNAGTLAQALQAGGATVPAGSFSESGKSRTIQVGGAYTSLEQIEDLQVVAKDPAGGKPGKPVRLGDVAEVKQEPSTAVSITRTNGKPSLAVMATMDKDGSAVTISDAVKDKLPDLREDLGEGAEVTVVSDQGPAVSKSISGLTTEGALGLVFAVVVILVFLASIRSTLVTAVSIPLSIVLALIVLWTRDLSLNMLTLGALTIAIGRVVDDSIVVLENIKRHLGYGEERHAAIITAVKEVAGAVTSATLTTVAVFLPIGLVGGMVGQLFGSFSLTITAALLASLLVSLTVVPVLSYWFLRAPKGTPEDAAEARRLAEEKEAASKLQRIYVPILRFATRRRITSLVIAVAVLLGTFGMVPLLKTNFFDAGEQEVLTVKQELTPGTSLEAADEAARKVEKVIQQDKGVKDYQVTVGSSGFMAAFGGGTGANQASYQVTLKDAADYEDAQDRIDEALGKLDGIGDTTIAAGDGFGSQDLSVVVKAADGDVLKKAAEAVRTEVATIKDVTDVQSDLAQSVPRISVTANDKAAAAGFDSATLGGIVAGAVRGTPAGTATLDDTERDVVIRSSTPAATVAELKALPLGPAKLGDIADVKVVPGPVSMTRIDGQRSATITAKPVGDNTGAVSADLAKKIDALDLPEGATATIGGVTEDQNEAFGQLGLAMLAAIAIVFMLLVATFRSLVQPLILLVSVPFAATGALALLLITGTPLGVPAMIGMLMLIGIVVTNAIVLIDLINQYRAQGLGIVEAVIEGGRHRFRPILMTALATIFALLPMALGVTGEGGFISQPLGVVVIGGLISSTLLTLLLVPTLYAMVELRKERRAKKKAAKRAAKAGVPSEPEPEEAREAEPAKA
- a CDS encoding tetratricopeptide repeat protein — translated: MSDEDRGTGVGDEAGGAGTGHDGVRQSDAASDASARAELARAREEVRGRRAASEQDPATGLPPLAEALHQLSNLLSAAGDRTGALPPAKEAARIYAELGMKRPGDFQAELAMAMGALGDRVADTGDRAGAVPFAKQSVRLQRELVEEEQPGASVPALAGYLLACATRLADAGQAVEAVPHAEEAVGLLRGLTEEDPEAFLPRLAAALHALGQHRAAVSDASGAVESAQEACGRFRALAVRRPDLFRPELATALDGLAGHLNRAGDAGAGLRVAEEAVALYRELAAQRPAVCRPGLAAALRTLARSLAGTGDPQEALPPAREAVDLLREHGDAVLADLADSLQLLGTYVELNGDAEMAVEAFWEAVALHRSLALEAPDAPDAALVAALDGLARALARTGEHAAAIEEFDETLKEFAGAGPATARRLAVERSAFLLRCPAPWPATGVTELVNWLDEDVERTGSPDTVTVRARQALRAYGDLATVRTAWEDETFTPAPDWLALSPGTLDLVSAWMFAPDWPRSRDFWSEHADVLGSQEAATALDELAVLDPHGAQRHALLREAVLAHGVTAAYDPLILQEQMAQWLECADWAESRAYLEEHPRLLTVRPPDGTPLAHVAMLDIGRTEGLDAAYRLVEDREALQAYVDRALEAGDGVALMHGGGIEGQVFGDRLSSLTHAQVALVLAGAREGFEPDDLTPLLHKAPEETRARLVRETAALSVRLPDQRGKAWHRIIQALGGGV
- a CDS encoding response regulator, with translation MTRPTPAPEPTTVPQQAPIKVLLADDQALLRSAFRVLVDSEPDMEVVGEAADGAQAVELARATGADVVLMDIRMPGTDGLAATRMISADPQLAAVRVVMLTTFEVDEYVVQSLRAGASGFLGKGAEPDELLNAIRIAAAGEALLSPAATKGLITTFLAQGGTSGEGRDSAEYAERLAALTGREREVLVLVAGGHSNDQIAERLAVSPLTVKTHVNRAMAKLGARDRAQLVVIAYESGLVRPRSD